From the Rhodococcus sp. NBC_00297 genome, one window contains:
- a CDS encoding histone-like nucleoid-structuring protein Lsr2 — MAKNLIVELTDDIDGSVIADGAGESIEFSVDGVDYAIDLKDKNADKFRKALGYYIEHATKVGGRKRGGHTSAVRAAAEAATKRSPKRDLEQTRAIREWANANGYEVSDRGRISAAVVEAFDAAH; from the coding sequence GTGGCCAAGAATCTGATCGTCGAGCTGACCGATGACATCGACGGGTCCGTCATCGCCGACGGCGCCGGGGAGTCGATCGAGTTCTCCGTCGACGGTGTCGACTACGCGATCGACTTGAAGGACAAGAACGCGGACAAGTTCCGGAAGGCGCTCGGCTACTACATCGAGCACGCGACCAAAGTCGGCGGCCGCAAGCGCGGTGGGCACACCTCTGCTGTCCGCGCCGCGGCTGAGGCCGCCACCAAGAGGTCTCCGAAGCGTGATCTGGAGCAGACGCGGGCGATTCGGGAGTGGGCCAACGCCAACGGGTACGAGGTGAGCGATCGGGGCCGGATTTCTGCTGCGGTCGTCGAGGCGTTCGACGCTGCTCACTGA
- a CDS encoding DnaB-like helicase N-terminal domain-containing protein, whose protein sequence is MSALRAVPEPEQNPTDPVLDLAPDVADPGTDTGAGLDPRTDPESLTLCALMWSTDTAAAVRVTDALVPADFAEPAYAELFTLIADLVATGQPHDPASVAAVLHRAGGGQKDAPLRRALADVVTADTTGSSAAVHYADIVLSQSYRRSFHITGQRLMQAAEQGPEDELFDYMVQLGTAQRAAWKRLNTFRAGGAHA, encoded by the coding sequence ATGAGCGCACTACGGGCAGTCCCCGAACCCGAGCAGAACCCGACCGACCCGGTCCTCGACCTCGCACCCGACGTCGCAGATCCCGGCACCGACACCGGCGCCGGCCTCGACCCGCGGACCGACCCGGAATCGTTGACCCTCTGCGCGCTCATGTGGTCTACCGACACCGCCGCCGCCGTCCGCGTCACCGACGCCCTCGTGCCGGCCGACTTCGCCGAGCCCGCCTACGCGGAACTGTTCACCCTGATCGCCGACCTCGTTGCCACCGGACAGCCGCACGACCCCGCCTCCGTCGCCGCTGTCCTGCACCGGGCCGGGGGAGGGCAGAAGGACGCACCGCTGCGCCGCGCGTTGGCGGACGTCGTCACCGCCGACACCACCGGATCCTCCGCCGCGGTGCACTACGCCGACATCGTGCTCTCCCAGTCCTACCGGCGGAGCTTCCACATCACCGGGCAGCGACTCATGCAGGCGGCCGAGCAAGGCCCCGAGGACGAGCTGTTCGACTACATGGTGCAGCTCGGCACCGCACAGCGCGCAGCGTGGAAGAGGCTCAACACCTTCCGGGCCGGGGGAGCTCACGCATGA
- a CDS encoding DUF4192 family protein yields the protein MTQPRITTTAQLLAAIPALLGYVPADSGSFVVIALETDPAGTSVVKLVTRTTSEDAAQSSTTSTPSGALANNGITAVIVVTIAAPGLRSHAVIEHMLALREISRTTEVIGSYYLPTLAEATTCENLDTGDVVHVDPYASELAADHIADGKPIERRRDAIDARYRRGEHIPAAEHADPAQVLEELAVVIYADELPDRDLIARTAAVITTIPVRDAMFRLALYGRISAWTAMATIARHSRGDARIQALCLAGWLAHTIGNGPDAASAYEAAHAHAAETGQHTPRLLDLLDTALNSGLDPKIARDLTTGLSADDVRTSTGAHLPGAPDRN from the coding sequence ATGACGCAACCCCGCATCACCACAACCGCCCAGCTCCTCGCCGCGATCCCCGCCCTGCTCGGCTACGTCCCCGCCGACAGCGGATCGTTCGTCGTCATCGCCCTCGAGACCGACCCGGCCGGAACATCGGTGGTCAAACTGGTCACCCGCACCACCAGCGAGGACGCCGCTCAATCCTCGACCACCAGCACCCCGTCCGGGGCGCTGGCGAACAACGGCATCACCGCCGTCATCGTCGTCACCATCGCCGCACCGGGACTGCGGTCGCACGCGGTCATCGAGCACATGCTGGCGCTGCGCGAAATCAGCCGCACCACCGAGGTCATCGGCAGTTACTACCTCCCCACCCTGGCCGAGGCCACCACCTGCGAGAACCTGGACACCGGAGACGTCGTGCACGTCGACCCCTACGCCTCCGAGTTGGCCGCAGACCACATCGCCGACGGCAAGCCCATCGAACGCCGCCGCGACGCCATCGACGCCCGCTACCGGCGCGGTGAGCACATCCCCGCCGCCGAGCACGCCGACCCCGCGCAGGTGCTCGAGGAACTGGCCGTCGTCATCTACGCCGACGAACTCCCCGACCGGGACCTCATCGCCCGCACCGCCGCCGTCATCACCACCATCCCCGTGCGGGACGCGATGTTCCGGCTCGCGCTCTACGGCCGCATCTCCGCATGGACCGCCATGGCCACCATCGCCCGCCACAGCCGCGGCGACGCCCGTATCCAGGCACTGTGCCTGGCCGGGTGGCTCGCGCACACCATCGGCAACGGCCCCGACGCCGCAAGCGCCTACGAGGCAGCGCACGCCCACGCCGCCGAGACCGGGCAGCACACACCCCGCCTGCTCGACCTGCTGGACACCGCACTGAACTCCGGACTCGACCCCAAGATCGCCCGAGACCTCACCACCGGACTGAGCGCCGACGACGTCCGCACGAGCACCGGAGCGCACCTCCCCGGAGCACCCGACCGGAACTGA
- the mobF gene encoding MobF family relaxase, with protein MTLHRLHAGDGYTYLTKQVAACDHTVTRGQNIADYYTAEGAPPGLWAGRGATALGVDGVVSETQMKALFGEGLHPDAEANIARAAVSGENVDRTAAAQQLGRPFPSFENKVPYLAAVKDAANAAAKDAGKALSAGERQRVRLDVAQSFFRDAHGRDGLPKELTEFIRAQESKVRHPVAGYDLVFTPQKSISALWGLGDATAKEAVERAHTEAVNETLEWIQAEAGFTRRGNGSTEQVETDGLVIAQFVHYDNRTGDPNLHTHCAVSNKVRTTVDGKWRALDARPLHRAAVAAAARYNSLVADKTARYAGVQFEDRARADGKRPVREIVGFDQELLSEFSRRDAIMDRARELTEEYRAEHGRAPSKAQQIRLVQQATLDTRSGKAPPVSLSVMRGQWRERAETLLAERGIDGGVDALLTSVQSPTATFDIVTDIDADQWAERVIDRVSTARSTWTEANVRTVVEDELSRIRFADPAHARRAVEQVTHAALHRESLLLDITLDDLPSALTRASGESVFTDHGASRYSSAAVLDAEQRLIDAAHTQTVFTVSEAAFDGARARREALESARTGGEFVFNDGQLDMARRLATAETLVAVGIGPAGTGKTASMKLLVDSWHEQGRTVLALGPSAAAATVLGEDVGVPGRTIAAVLHRHAIGTETGIDRGTLILVDEAGMASTRDLDKLVALAAERGAVVRMIGDSAQLGAVDAGGALGMLARETSAPELVDVVRFRDPAEATASLSLRTGDDTAIEFYRTHDRMIGGTDDELLVRLLDDNLADTRDGLSSVMLAPTNEQVRRLNTAAQAIHHTEAGTGDGISAPLSDTARAHVGDVVVTRRNRAELRATDAAGRRFSVQNGDLWTVTGVGEDGSIAVTGNRHGARTVLPAWYAQGHTELGYAHTIHRAQGLTVDVGRALLSDAVDRQAAYVAMTRGKAGNYAYLVTDQLPDPDLDHAPRPEATPTTVFAGILARDGEERAAVEHLRAGLARASDPHRFREYYDTAAAKLGDAHARHLLDTVLPAAIHTTARAQRGWDAAVAGVRDAIARGADVDSVIDVLSDRGLHSAGNIPVAILARLKNVQTPAAPSTVPVLPPQHHGADTELRTFATAMVAAIIDPHGPDAVWATDLDYTHPQQQAYRNAVRALIDTDTDTALQHALPDRVADTLTDRDWTELTRRVVDTAQAVDGAADRLELSLARFDTTEAEAVRTLAQTLAVDTADVDLAVYVDELRGYLDLPDSRRQAETKADAEAPRADRPGSAAERVDRSTPMPTPVLDDRGARTDPALPTRADAETREVAAAMSRDPLRLLTTQDLDAALADAARRRATLDQQMRLARAAKAAALGQRSVHAVRAEHAAVAAPAAAAVAVEKARARKDQLDAKFAATVRGLDAAQLDLARAGRFAGAAKAEARERIAALTAEREQLNVARFAAADDVRRATQAAPPPAQRAALIEAAARSEATLDDRLAAAAERDRSVAERADAAAVRVERDRESVAALRRRLREESERRGGLDDSSTRIEQQLRRPAEVETTRGTGDGETYRDAAHVAATQAQLERQQASERAAEVQRERANRGSERQL; from the coding sequence ATGACGCTGCACCGCCTGCACGCGGGCGACGGATACACCTACCTCACGAAGCAGGTCGCGGCGTGCGATCACACCGTCACGCGCGGGCAGAACATCGCCGACTACTACACCGCCGAGGGCGCACCTCCCGGACTGTGGGCCGGCCGCGGAGCGACCGCACTCGGTGTCGACGGTGTGGTGTCCGAGACGCAGATGAAGGCACTGTTCGGCGAAGGGCTGCACCCGGACGCGGAGGCGAACATCGCCCGCGCCGCGGTATCGGGGGAGAACGTCGACCGCACCGCCGCCGCGCAGCAGCTCGGTCGCCCGTTCCCCAGCTTCGAGAACAAGGTGCCCTACCTCGCCGCCGTCAAGGACGCGGCGAACGCCGCGGCGAAGGACGCCGGTAAGGCGTTGTCGGCGGGGGAGCGTCAGCGTGTCCGCCTCGACGTCGCGCAGTCGTTCTTCCGCGACGCGCACGGACGCGACGGACTGCCGAAGGAGCTCACGGAGTTCATCCGCGCCCAGGAGTCGAAGGTGCGTCACCCCGTCGCCGGATACGACCTGGTGTTCACCCCGCAGAAGTCGATCAGCGCCCTGTGGGGACTCGGTGACGCCACCGCCAAGGAAGCGGTCGAGCGTGCCCACACCGAAGCGGTGAACGAGACGTTGGAGTGGATCCAGGCAGAGGCCGGGTTCACCCGCCGCGGCAACGGATCGACCGAGCAGGTCGAGACGGACGGGTTGGTCATCGCCCAGTTCGTGCACTACGACAACCGCACGGGGGATCCGAACCTGCACACGCACTGCGCGGTGTCGAACAAGGTCCGCACCACCGTCGACGGCAAGTGGCGCGCCCTCGACGCGCGTCCGTTGCACCGCGCCGCGGTCGCCGCGGCCGCCCGCTACAACTCCCTCGTCGCGGACAAGACCGCCCGCTACGCCGGCGTCCAGTTCGAGGACCGCGCCCGCGCCGACGGCAAACGTCCGGTGCGCGAGATCGTCGGGTTCGACCAGGAACTGTTGTCGGAGTTCTCCCGCCGCGACGCGATCATGGACCGCGCCCGCGAGCTCACCGAGGAGTACCGCGCCGAGCACGGACGCGCCCCGTCGAAGGCGCAGCAGATCCGACTCGTGCAGCAGGCGACGCTCGACACCCGGTCGGGCAAAGCGCCGCCGGTGTCGCTGTCGGTGATGCGCGGTCAGTGGCGTGAACGCGCCGAGACCCTCCTCGCCGAGCGCGGCATCGACGGCGGGGTGGACGCACTCCTCACCTCGGTGCAATCGCCGACCGCCACGTTCGACATCGTCACCGACATCGACGCGGACCAGTGGGCGGAGCGCGTCATCGACCGCGTGTCCACCGCCCGGTCGACGTGGACGGAGGCGAACGTGCGCACCGTCGTCGAGGACGAGCTCTCCCGCATCCGGTTCGCCGACCCGGCCCACGCCCGCCGCGCCGTCGAACAGGTCACCCACGCCGCCCTGCACCGCGAATCACTGCTCCTCGACATCACCCTCGACGACCTCCCGTCCGCGCTGACGCGCGCATCGGGGGAGTCGGTGTTCACCGACCACGGCGCATCCCGCTACTCCTCCGCAGCAGTCCTCGACGCCGAACAGCGCCTCATCGACGCCGCCCACACCCAGACGGTGTTCACCGTCTCGGAGGCCGCGTTCGACGGTGCCCGCGCACGCCGCGAAGCACTCGAATCCGCCCGCACGGGCGGAGAGTTCGTGTTCAACGACGGACAGCTCGACATGGCACGCCGCCTGGCCACCGCGGAAACACTCGTCGCCGTCGGTATCGGTCCCGCCGGCACCGGCAAGACCGCCTCGATGAAACTGCTCGTCGACTCCTGGCACGAACAAGGCCGCACCGTCCTCGCGCTGGGACCGTCCGCCGCCGCCGCGACGGTGCTCGGCGAGGACGTCGGTGTGCCCGGCCGCACTATCGCCGCCGTACTGCACCGGCACGCCATCGGCACCGAGACCGGTATCGATCGCGGCACCCTGATCCTCGTCGACGAAGCGGGCATGGCCTCGACCCGCGACCTCGACAAACTCGTGGCCCTGGCCGCCGAGCGCGGCGCGGTGGTGCGCATGATCGGCGACTCCGCACAGCTGGGCGCCGTCGACGCGGGCGGCGCGCTCGGCATGCTCGCCCGCGAGACGAGTGCGCCCGAGCTCGTCGACGTGGTGCGCTTCCGCGACCCCGCGGAGGCGACCGCGTCGCTGTCACTGCGCACCGGCGACGACACGGCGATCGAGTTCTACCGCACCCACGACCGCATGATCGGCGGCACGGACGACGAGCTGCTGGTGCGTCTGCTCGACGATAACCTCGCCGACACCCGCGACGGTTTGTCGTCGGTGATGCTCGCCCCCACCAACGAGCAGGTCCGCCGGCTCAACACCGCCGCCCAGGCGATCCACCACACCGAAGCCGGCACCGGCGACGGGATCTCCGCGCCGCTGTCGGACACCGCCCGCGCACACGTCGGCGACGTCGTGGTCACCAGGCGCAACCGCGCCGAGCTGCGCGCCACCGACGCCGCCGGACGCCGCTTCTCCGTGCAGAACGGTGACCTGTGGACCGTCACCGGTGTCGGTGAGGACGGCAGTATCGCCGTCACCGGCAACCGGCACGGCGCGCGCACCGTCCTGCCCGCCTGGTACGCCCAAGGGCACACCGAACTCGGCTACGCCCACACCATCCACCGCGCCCAGGGGCTCACCGTCGACGTCGGCCGCGCACTGCTCTCCGACGCCGTGGACAGACAGGCCGCGTACGTGGCGATGACCCGAGGCAAGGCCGGTAACTACGCCTACCTCGTCACCGACCAGCTCCCCGACCCGGACCTCGACCACGCCCCGCGGCCGGAAGCGACACCGACGACAGTGTTCGCCGGCATTCTCGCGCGCGACGGCGAAGAACGCGCCGCCGTGGAGCACCTACGCGCCGGGTTGGCCCGGGCATCGGACCCGCACCGGTTCCGCGAGTACTACGACACCGCCGCCGCGAAACTCGGCGACGCCCACGCCCGCCACCTGCTCGACACGGTGCTCCCGGCCGCGATCCACACCACCGCCCGAGCGCAGCGCGGGTGGGACGCCGCCGTGGCCGGTGTCCGCGACGCCATCGCCCGCGGCGCCGACGTCGACTCCGTCATCGACGTCCTCAGCGACCGTGGCTTGCACAGCGCCGGCAACATCCCCGTCGCGATCCTCGCCCGCCTCAAGAACGTTCAGACACCGGCGGCCCCGTCGACGGTGCCCGTGCTGCCCCCGCAGCACCACGGAGCGGACACGGAACTGCGCACCTTCGCCACCGCGATGGTCGCGGCGATCATCGACCCGCACGGCCCCGACGCGGTGTGGGCGACGGACCTCGACTACACCCACCCCCAGCAACAGGCGTACCGGAACGCGGTGCGGGCGCTGATCGACACCGACACCGACACCGCCCTGCAACACGCGCTGCCCGATCGCGTCGCCGACACCCTCACCGACCGCGACTGGACCGAACTGACCCGCCGCGTCGTCGACACCGCGCAGGCCGTGGACGGAGCCGCAGACCGTCTCGAGCTCAGCCTCGCCCGCTTCGACACCACGGAAGCTGAAGCCGTGCGCACACTCGCACAGACCCTCGCCGTCGACACCGCCGACGTCGACCTGGCGGTGTACGTCGACGAGCTGCGCGGCTACCTCGACCTGCCCGACTCCCGCAGGCAGGCAGAAACCAAGGCCGACGCGGAGGCACCCCGGGCCGACCGGCCCGGTTCCGCCGCCGAGAGGGTGGACCGCTCGACGCCAATGCCGACTCCCGTGCTCGATGACCGCGGTGCCCGCACCGATCCTGCGCTGCCCACGCGCGCCGACGCCGAGACAAGAGAGGTCGCAGCGGCGATGTCCCGCGACCCGCTGCGACTCCTGACCACGCAGGACCTCGACGCGGCGCTGGCGGACGCAGCTCGTCGCCGGGCGACACTGGACCAGCAGATGCGCCTCGCTCGTGCAGCGAAGGCCGCGGCTTTGGGGCAGCGGTCGGTCCACGCGGTGCGCGCAGAGCACGCAGCGGTAGCAGCACCCGCAGCGGCGGCGGTGGCCGTGGAGAAGGCACGCGCCCGCAAGGACCAGCTCGACGCCAAGTTCGCCGCCACAGTCCGCGGCCTCGACGCCGCGCAACTGGACCTCGCAAGGGCCGGGCGGTTCGCCGGCGCGGCCAAGGCCGAAGCACGCGAGCGCATCGCTGCCCTGACAGCCGAGCGTGAACAACTCAACGTCGCACGATTCGCCGCAGCGGACGACGTGCGCCGAGCGACGCAGGCGGCGCCGCCCCCCGCCCAACGCGCAGCACTGATCGAGGCCGCGGCGCGATCGGAAGCCACTCTCGACGACAGGCTTGCCGCGGCCGCCGAGCGTGACCGCTCCGTCGCCGAGCGAGCCGACGCCGCAGCCGTACGAGTGGAGCGCGACCGCGAAAGTGTCGCCGCACTCCGGCGTCGCTTACGTGAGGAGAGCGAACGCAGAGGCGGCCTCGACGACTCGTCGACCCGCATCGAACAGCAGCTCCGCCGCCCCGCGGAGGTCGAGACCACACGAGGAACCGGTGACGGTGAGACGTACCGGGATGCCGCCCACGTCGCCGCCACACAGGCGCAGCTCGAACGCCAACAAGCCAGTGAGCGAGCGGCCGAGGTGCAGCGCGAGCGTGCGAATCGGGGAAGTGAACGGCAGCTCTGA
- a CDS encoding type IV secretory system conjugative DNA transfer family protein has protein sequence MTRRKDGVIVRDLYRNEMWATVALWLFGLFVIAAVLVTVAAVWGSALAHGDGDVSYNPFATVPALLTGEVVWHPASTVVAVVLAAVLVVAAGFAVRAAARRRSRAPMPTPEGLATKADLHRSGMTEKSVRLRGQENSARYEHTATLATDSGAAAFTKDGGATRRRGSEHDDTSVPSTRYGALLGLEHASGVPVWVQHADSHLIEGPAQAGKTSQIVVPNALPAPGALVLSSTKAEIVYLTWLPRSRQGTIAVFDPENISQWPDRIKFSAVAGCEDPDVAIRRAVALVSARPMEGATGADFFEGRAKTMLRCYLHAAALADLGLAAVARWCSSKAPEEALRILSEHRPDWAEALSGILDSRADKTTDTIVQVLSSIMEPLASPALLAAVDCPAEESFDVAEFVRTNTGTLYLLSEGGNESVAPFVALLAAEVFKVASDYSQTLPSRRIDPPLKMLLDEVNNVAPIPELPEKMSDSGGRGISLWCFTHNRSQTEKRWGREGAALFVGSANTRIVLPGLLDTNALREISTLIGQREELVLNAPDNKRDGGMTRQRQGSLVVRPIMTESAIREMPDKTALVIRRNSKAVMVTLLGYYEDPAIAEIVAESEQWALRSVAAGRVLTPTSADGVVVDEEQGQEARL, from the coding sequence GTGACACGCCGCAAAGACGGTGTGATCGTCCGCGACCTCTACCGCAACGAGATGTGGGCGACCGTTGCGTTGTGGTTGTTCGGATTATTCGTTATTGCAGCCGTGCTCGTCACGGTTGCCGCGGTGTGGGGGTCGGCCCTGGCGCACGGTGACGGCGACGTCTCCTACAACCCGTTCGCCACGGTTCCCGCGTTGCTGACCGGGGAGGTCGTGTGGCACCCCGCGTCCACGGTCGTCGCAGTGGTGCTGGCCGCTGTTCTTGTCGTCGCCGCGGGATTCGCGGTTCGGGCAGCGGCGCGGCGCCGGTCGCGGGCGCCGATGCCCACACCGGAAGGTCTCGCGACGAAGGCAGACCTGCACCGGTCGGGGATGACTGAGAAGAGTGTCCGCCTCCGGGGGCAGGAGAACTCGGCCCGCTACGAGCACACCGCGACACTGGCCACCGACTCCGGTGCTGCCGCGTTCACGAAAGACGGCGGAGCGACTCGTCGTCGCGGCTCCGAACACGACGACACCTCGGTTCCGTCGACCCGTTATGGCGCTCTGTTGGGTTTGGAGCACGCCTCCGGCGTTCCGGTGTGGGTTCAGCACGCCGATTCCCACCTGATCGAGGGGCCGGCACAGGCGGGTAAGACCTCGCAGATCGTCGTTCCGAACGCCCTTCCCGCGCCGGGGGCGTTGGTGCTGTCCAGCACGAAAGCTGAGATCGTCTATCTGACGTGGTTGCCCCGCTCGCGGCAGGGCACGATCGCCGTGTTCGATCCGGAGAACATCTCGCAGTGGCCGGACCGGATCAAGTTCTCGGCGGTCGCGGGGTGCGAGGATCCGGATGTCGCTATCCGGCGAGCCGTTGCGCTGGTCTCGGCCCGCCCGATGGAAGGCGCGACCGGCGCGGACTTCTTCGAGGGCCGCGCCAAGACGATGCTGCGGTGCTACCTGCACGCCGCGGCGCTCGCCGATCTCGGCCTGGCCGCGGTCGCCCGCTGGTGCTCGTCGAAAGCGCCCGAAGAAGCGTTGCGAATCCTGAGCGAACACCGCCCCGACTGGGCCGAAGCGCTCAGCGGCATCCTCGACTCCCGTGCAGACAAGACCACCGACACAATCGTCCAGGTGCTCTCGTCCATCATGGAACCGCTCGCCTCCCCCGCGCTGCTCGCCGCGGTGGACTGCCCGGCCGAAGAGTCCTTCGACGTCGCGGAGTTCGTGCGCACCAACACAGGCACTCTGTACCTGCTCTCCGAAGGTGGCAACGAGTCCGTCGCACCGTTCGTGGCATTGCTCGCGGCGGAGGTGTTCAAGGTCGCCTCGGACTACTCCCAGACCTTGCCCTCGCGTCGGATCGACCCGCCACTCAAGATGCTCCTCGACGAGGTCAACAACGTTGCCCCGATCCCGGAGCTGCCGGAGAAGATGAGCGATTCCGGCGGGCGCGGGATCTCGCTGTGGTGCTTCACCCACAACCGCTCGCAGACCGAGAAACGCTGGGGGCGAGAGGGGGCTGCCCTGTTCGTCGGATCGGCGAACACCCGGATCGTGCTGCCCGGCTTGCTCGACACCAACGCGCTGCGTGAGATCTCCACGCTGATCGGGCAGCGCGAGGAACTGGTGCTGAACGCTCCCGACAACAAACGCGACGGGGGAATGACCCGGCAGCGGCAAGGATCGCTGGTGGTGCGGCCGATCATGACCGAGAGCGCGATCCGCGAGATGCCCGACAAGACCGCGCTCGTCATCCGCCGCAACTCCAAGGCGGTGATGGTGACGTTGCTCGGTTACTACGAGGATCCCGCCATCGCCGAGATCGTCGCCGAGTCGGAACAATGGGCACTGCGCAGTGTGGCGGCCGGGCGGGTGCTCACGCCGACGTCCGCCGACGGAGTCGTCGTCGACGAAGAGCAGGGCCAGGAGGCGAGACTGTGA
- a CDS encoding mobilome CxxCx(11)CxxC protein: MTSTPPLPPQSTDFLRRKAWDRALDASGTASLFEARAGRLGGRLNALSFAGFGIPIIVGIVAAIGLPASAVDVVLIVAAALGGIQLVWSLWSLVANWSGKNSHAIQSMMTNRQLAESYTRLATQPPPDVDDLQSALDVIEARDFAQQDSDLANQITRQEKRFGMRCALFSRGKPCAGCTIVPTSLKPTDCGVCGDFPKRWAK; encoded by the coding sequence ATGACATCGACGCCTCCGCTGCCGCCTCAGTCGACGGACTTCCTCCGGCGGAAAGCCTGGGATCGCGCTCTTGACGCGTCCGGCACGGCTAGCCTGTTCGAAGCTCGCGCAGGTAGATTAGGCGGGCGATTGAATGCGTTGTCCTTTGCAGGTTTTGGTATCCCAATTATTGTCGGCATCGTTGCAGCAATTGGCTTACCGGCGTCGGCAGTCGATGTTGTGTTAATAGTTGCGGCCGCATTGGGCGGTATTCAATTAGTCTGGAGCTTGTGGTCATTGGTGGCAAACTGGAGCGGGAAAAATAGTCACGCGATTCAATCGATGATGACAAACCGCCAGCTTGCGGAGTCCTATACGCGTCTCGCGACCCAACCGCCGCCTGACGTGGATGATTTACAAAGCGCTCTCGACGTAATTGAAGCAAGAGACTTTGCTCAACAGGATAGTGATTTAGCCAACCAAATAACACGCCAAGAGAAACGGTTTGGTATGCGTTGTGCTCTGTTTTCCCGCGGCAAACCCTGTGCTGGATGTACTATCGTCCCGACATCATTGAAACCGACAGATTGCGGAGTGTGTGGTGACTTCCCCAAGCGCTGGGCCAAGTAG
- the nrdH gene encoding glutaredoxin-like protein NrdH produces the protein MSGITVYTKPNCQQCRSTFRALDKAGLDYTAVDISADTEARDYVMALGYLVAPVVVVDADTHWSGYRDDRLSELVAASAA, from the coding sequence ATGTCCGGAATCACCGTCTACACCAAGCCCAACTGTCAGCAGTGCCGGTCGACGTTTCGGGCGCTCGACAAGGCCGGCCTCGACTACACCGCCGTCGACATCAGCGCCGACACCGAAGCCCGCGACTACGTGATGGCTCTCGGCTACCTCGTCGCGCCCGTCGTCGTCGTCGACGCCGACACCCACTGGAGCGGATACCGGGACGACCGCCTGTCCGAGCTCGTCGCCGCTTCCGCCGCCTGA
- a CDS encoding VOC family protein — protein MEASWPNHLDVNAVRFARPTARYNDVLVFYRNIVGLPVLAQWLDHQGYDGVVFGLPNSSVQMELLQVRDAPSIPDPNPENQLVLYLNGAESLRGACDRLAARGQTPVTPANPYWADNGAVTFVDPDGWMLVLAPDVIFRPLADPGSTG, from the coding sequence ATGGAAGCTTCTTGGCCGAACCATCTCGACGTCAACGCCGTACGGTTTGCTCGGCCAACCGCCCGGTACAACGACGTCTTGGTGTTCTATCGAAACATCGTCGGCCTACCGGTACTAGCGCAATGGCTAGACCACCAGGGGTACGACGGCGTTGTGTTCGGATTGCCGAACAGTTCAGTTCAGATGGAACTCCTACAGGTGCGCGACGCACCGTCGATCCCGGATCCGAACCCTGAGAATCAGTTGGTTCTCTACCTCAACGGCGCCGAATCGCTGCGCGGAGCGTGCGACCGATTGGCCGCGCGCGGACAGACGCCGGTCACGCCCGCTAACCCCTACTGGGCTGACAACGGTGCTGTCACCTTCGTGGATCCGGATGGATGGATGTTGGTCCTGGCTCCAGACGTCATATTCAGACCACTTGCCGACCCTGGAAGTACGGGATGA
- a CDS encoding thermonuclease family protein, with the protein MTRRRRIGVAVVGALSVCAVASGCNQPPADFSVSPEAPARGWSEVGGVSETVTVTGVVDGDTVDIVTSTGGMARVRVIGIDTSETKRPETPVQCWGPEATDFLRSLLDGRQVGMVTDPSQDEVDDYGRLLRYLVLPDGRNYSVAAAEAGAARSYVYDRGNPPTAAVDINDAENRAQAAGAGLWGPPCNGGA; encoded by the coding sequence GTGACCCGGCGTCGCCGAATCGGCGTCGCGGTGGTCGGCGCACTGTCCGTGTGCGCAGTCGCTTCCGGGTGCAACCAACCACCGGCGGACTTCTCGGTGTCGCCGGAGGCGCCTGCCCGCGGGTGGTCGGAGGTCGGCGGTGTCAGTGAGACGGTGACGGTGACGGGCGTCGTCGACGGCGACACCGTCGACATCGTGACCTCCACAGGCGGGATGGCACGGGTGCGGGTCATCGGCATTGACACCTCGGAGACGAAGCGGCCGGAGACGCCGGTGCAGTGTTGGGGTCCGGAAGCGACCGACTTCTTGAGATCGCTGCTCGACGGGCGACAGGTCGGGATGGTCACCGATCCGAGCCAGGACGAGGTGGACGACTACGGCCGGCTCCTGCGGTACCTGGTCCTCCCCGATGGGCGGAACTACTCGGTCGCGGCCGCCGAGGCTGGCGCAGCGCGCTCGTACGTCTACGACCGCGGCAATCCGCCCACCGCCGCGGTGGACATCAACGACGCAGAGAACCGCGCACAGGCAGCGGGTGCCGGTCTGTGGGGACCGCCCTGCAACGGCGGTGCATGA